A stretch of Lutra lutra chromosome 9, mLutLut1.2, whole genome shotgun sequence DNA encodes these proteins:
- the CST7 gene encoding cystatin-F, producing the protein MRPVGVLLAFCCLVLSTTGDLLRDFCSQTLNPDGKPGFPKKINPHDPGVLQAARHSAERFNNCTNDIFLFKESHISRALVQIVKGLKYMLDMKIGRTSCKKIQHPILDNCDFQTNHTLKRTFSCYSEVWVIPWLQKFEVSVLHCH; encoded by the exons ATGCGGCCCGTTGGGGTGCTGCTCGCCTTCTGCTGCCTGGTCTTGAGCACCACCGGGGATCTTTTGCGAG ATTTTTGTTCCCAGACCCTTAACCCAGATGGGAAGCCAGGATTTCCCAAAAAAATAAACCCCCACGACCCAGGAGTCCTCCAAGCAGCCAGACACAGCGCTGAAAGGTTCAACAACTGTACCAATGACATCTTCTTGTTCAAGGAGTCTCACATCAGCAGAGCCCTGGTCCAG ATCGTGAAGGGCCTGAAGTATATGCTTGACATGAAGATTGGCAGAACTTCTTGCAAGAAGATCCAGCACCCTATTCTAGATAACTGTGACTTCCAGACCAACCATACCTTAAAAAGG ACTTTCAGCTGCTACTCAGAAGTTTGGGTCATCCCCTGGCTCCAGAAGTTCGAGGTGTCCGTTCTCCACTGTCACTGA